aacccagcctaaagccccaaacagcaagcaatgcaggtgtagaagcacggggtATGTAAGTAGGCCTGGATGTGGTTGGTCAGCACTTACCTACACAGGACCTGCCGTCAGGGTGCAGGGTGTACCTCACATGACACCTGCAGATGGGCCCCTGCTCCATGTCCTCGCAAGTGTGCTGGCAGCCCCCGTTACCATGGTTACAAGTCACTAGGCCAATGACACAAAACTTGGGTCACTTCCAAAGTTCAACTCATGTATTATCTAAACAATACTCTTGGTTGAGCTGGCTATACGATCAATCACAAAACTTCACACATACAGATGCAGCCTCTTTGGTTCTTGGCCAGCTCAAATCCTGGGCGGCACTCGCAGGCCACTCCTCCCTTGGGTGTCTCCTTGCAGATGTGAGCACAGCCATGCTCCTTATTCATACAGCTAAGGCCCTCTGGGAAAGagaggtaacactttacattaggTTGCTCCTATACCTGTGTAATAACACTGTAACTACACTACTAACAACAGTATATTCACATATTGTTACATATAATACATGGTAATGAAATACAGAGGCAAAACAACTGACACTGCACAACACCAATGATGTCTGATGATAGATTATTGAAGCCCCCTGACTAGAAATCTGCCACAACCCTTTGGAGCATGGCCCAACAATAACACTTCCTAGAGAGGGCTGATGCATAAGCTGACATGCAAGTGCAGTGGACCCCTCAAATGTGCAACTCCAAATGGACTGGGCTGGCCTAGCTTTTTCAAGCCATATCAAAAATAGAGGGGAAAGAAAAGCAAGTGGGGGGGAAATGACAAAGAGTAAAGCccacaggcagagggagagagctttTCCTTGAAGCCAAGCAGAAACAAAGCTAAGAACCTACACTTTGAGTGGAATCTCAGATACagtcgaagtcggaagtttacatacacttaggttagagtcattaaaactcgtttttctatatatttttttcttttcttttttttcttcttttttaaaattttacccccttttctccccaattttcatggtatccaatcgctagtaattactatcttgtctcatcgctacaactcccgtacgggctcgggagagacgaaggtcgaaagccatgcgtcctccgatgcacaacccaaccaagccgcactgcttcttaacacagcgcgcctccaacccggaagccagccgcaccaatgtgtcggaggaaacaccgtgcacctggccctctcggttagcgcgcactgtgcccggcccgccacaggagtcgctggagcgcgatgagacaaggatatccctaccggccaaaccctccctaacccggacgacgctatgccaattgtgcgtcgccccacggacctcccggtcgcggccggctgcgacagagcctgggcgcgaacccagagactctggtggcgcagctagcgctgcgatgcagtgccctagaccactgcgccacccgggaggctaaaactcgtttttcaaccactccagaaatttcttgtgaacaaactatagttttggcaagtcggttaggacatctactttgtgcatgacacaagtaatttttcaaacaattgtttacagacagattatttaatttataattcactgtatcacaattccagtgggtcagaagtttacatatactaagttgactgtgcctataaatagcttggaaaattccagaaaattatgtaatggctttagaagcttctgataggctaattgacattatttgagtcaattggaggtgtacctgtggatgtatttcaaggcctaccttcgaactcagtgcctctttgcttgacatcatgggataatcaaaagaaatcagaaaaaaagacctcagaaagaaattgtagacctccacaagtcaggttcatccttgggagcaatttctaaatgcctgaaggtaccacgttcatcgatacaaacaatagtacgcaagtataaacacaatgggaccacgcagctgtcatactgttcaggaaggagaagcgttctgtctcctagagatgaacgtactttggtgcgaaaagtgaaaatcaatcccagaacaacagcaaaggaccttgtgaagatgctggaggaaacaggtacaaaagtatctatatccacagtaaaatgagtcctatatcgacataacctgaaaggccgctcagcaaggaagaagccactgctccaaaaccgcaataaaaagccagactacggtttgcaactgcacatggggacaaagatcatactttttggagaaatgtcctctggtctgatgaaacaaaaatagaactgttcagccataatgaccatccttgTGTTtgcaggaaaaagggggatgcttgcaagccgaagaacaccatcccaaccatgaagcatgggggtggcagcatcatgttgtgggggtgctttgctgcaggagggactggtacacttcacaaaatagatggcatcttgaggaaggaaaagtatgtggatatattgaagcaacatctcaagacattagtcaggaagttaaaacttggtcgcaaatgggtcttccaaatggacagtgaccccaagcatacttccaaagttgtggcaaaatggctaaaggacaacaaagtcaaggtattggagtggccatcacaaagccctgacctcaatccaatagaaaatttgtgggcagaactgaaaaagtgtgtgcgagaaaggaggcctacaaacctgactcagttacaccagctctgtcgggaggaatgggccaaaattcacccaactttttgtggggagtttgtggaagactacccaaaaagtttgacccaagttaaacaatttaaaggcaatgctaccgaatactaattgagtgtatgtaaacttctgacgcactgggaatgtgatgaaataaataaaagctgaaataaattattctctactattattctgacatttcacattcttaaaataaattggtgatcctaactgacctaagaccgggaatttttactaggattaaatgtcaggaattgtgaaaaactgagtttaaatgtatttggctaaggtgtatgtaaacttccgactccaactGTAAGTACTTAACATAATCAGATTTTACCGTGGTCATTCTACATATTCATATACTttatacactgagtttacaaaacattaaggacaccttcttaatgttgagttgcaaccccccccATTGGTTGCAACGGGGGGCCCCATTTGCCTTGAAAACAACttcaattcaccctctgaatggcacgcatacacaatccatgtctcaattatctaaaggcttaaaaatccttctttaacttgtcttcttctcttcatctacactgattgaagtggatttaacaagtgacatcaaaaagggatcatagctttcacctggattcacctggtcaatctatgtcatggTATGTCATGGATAGAGCAGATatccataatgttttgtacactcagtgtgtatggGATTCAGAATCACACTATTATCTTCTATCCTAATACCATCATTGGCCTTTTCCCAGGTCACTGTAGAGAGCAGCTCCATTATTATTATGCTGCAACGGCTGAGTGGATGTGCTGGTAGGATTAGTAACTTTTCCAAGGGAAACTCAATGTAGTGAAAAACCTTTGGATCTCTTCATTGAATTTAGTGAGAATAAAACAACAATAGATGTGAGAGCTTTATTCTAATGTAAGACACAGGCCACAAAAGCCCAAGTGTTGCAGTTATTAACTTGTTTTGTTCTCTGGGACACGGGGCTCCTTTTCCCACAGCATGGGTTCTTTGGAGCCCAAATGCTCTAGATAATGCCACAGAGAGGGGACCGACTTAACAGCTGTCATCCCTCATTGTGCTGTCAATCACACTCTTGTATGTGAACATTCGAGAATTAGCTCCATAATTCTCTGTCGTGCCCCTGACACGGCTTAGTAGCCTACCTTAACACgaaaaatgacacacacacacacacacacacacacacatagggacGCACACACATAGACTGAGACACAAACATAAAGAAACAAGCATGGACTGAGACACAACAgacatgcgtacacacacacacacacacacagacagacacagagagacacatacatacacacatttgAAGGTGGGAAGGAGAGTTGGAAGCCATCACAGGGCAGGTATTCCAGGGGTACTCACCCACAGAGCGGTGGATACATGTGTGCTGGTTGTCACTGAGGAAGAAGCCCTCTTTGCAGCGGCACTCATAACTCCCCATGGTGTTGACACATGTATACTGGCACCCTCCATTGTTGAAGACACACTCGTCCACATCTGCAGGCAGAGCCAGGACATGACTTCTCAGAACAATGAAATAACTGGATGATTGTCAGACACTCAATACATCAAATGTTGTTTACCTTGTAGTCTGAAATGTATCTTACCTAGACAATTATGTCCATCGTGCGCTAAATTGAATCCATCATGGCAAGTGCAACGATAATTGCCTGGTATGTTGTTACATTCGTGTACACAGCCACCATTGTACTCGATATCGCATTCATCAATGTCTAAAAGGGAGTCAAATCGAGATTGATGAATGTTTGCCATTTGAGCATTTAGCGGAAAAGGGTCCTTTCAAACAATGGGCCACATCATTTAAATAAAAAGTAATGCATTATGCCAAGGTTTATGATATATAATCAAAATTTCATTGAAACTTGTCTTGGTAATCCATGGAACTCTTGGTCCAAAGAATTCAAATATGTCTCATATGATCCCAATACAAACATGAGTGATGAAAGAAACAAGGAATTACAGAGGAGATAATATCCTTCACAATGTTTACCGTCGCCTTTAAAGCCTAAAGCCTACTTTACACGTGCACTTGTAAGAGGCTTGAGTATTTTGACAAATAGCATCAATGTGACAGCCATCACTTCCTTCTGCGCATGGATCCGGGGTTGAAATCCACATTATGGCATAAAATGTTACCAGAACAACATTTCGTTATGAATCTCAAAAATCTGTATTTTAGTCATGTACATTATGATTGTGGGATTAACGTGCTCCTCATTAAATCCCCAATATTCAATTCAACACTGAATAATTTCCGTTATATTGGTAAAAGTCTATTTCACCAGGTTCTGAGTACTAAAGTTAACAAAACATTGATCCGATTGAACCTGATCAATTATTCCCAAAAGTATTAAAGTTAAGAAAAAATACAAGTCAGGACCCATTCCTTATCATCTGTACATTTGTTATTCCTTTTACCTGAAAACAAGTTAGTAGGTAGGTTAAAATGTAGGACTTCATTAAAAAAGCAAACAGACAAAAGAGATTCATCAAGTTCCAATCCCTACAATTGAAGCCAATACTAAGTGGGCAAACTATAATAATGTAAACAAAATAAAGTCTGCCAAGTAGTTGGAAACTATACATCCTTAGAAAACAACAACATGGGCGCAAACACTCTTATACAGCGTGCGTAAAAACGGTCTTTGAAACTCCTAAAACGTACCTGGGTTCTCTAGAAGAGCTCCGCTTTGGCGAGTATTTAACAagagcaaaaacaaacaaaagtctCTTGCAATACAAATAGCTCCCATGGTGATATGATCCAGGTTTAGAGGTGTCCTTAAAAGGACGCGTTTGCTCTGAAGTCTTGACCAAGTGTCCGCCTCATTTTCATTCTAGCCTGTCAGTCGGCTTCACGAGTGGCTCTGGAAAgagaaaggagtgtgtgtgtgtgtgtgtgtgtgtgtgtgtgagagagtgtgtgtctgagtgagtgagatggagagagatagtgtctgttttatttttaaacttttgtgagtgtaatgtttactgttgatttctgattgtttatttcacttttgtttattatctattacaCTTGGTTTGGCAATGTAAAaatgtttcctatgccaataaagccctttaattgaatttagagagagagggagcagggagagagagactactgaAAACATAAGCAATTGAAAATATTAGATAAGGCTGTATAGCTGATTTTATAACCATAAACCTATAGACTACAGTATTTTATGTAGGCCTAGGAAATGTGTCTCTCGTATGGCTGGACGAAAAGAGCGGTTCCCAAAATATTCCATAAAAGCCTGActttgtaaaataaatgtaactCCGCAAATCTGCACCGTGCCCTGTTCTATGTTCTTTTTCATCCTCCTGTTGTATAAAGCGGGCATCTCTGAATGCCCAATCCTCGAAATAATGGTGGCCATAAATTATCCCATTGTATTTCACACTTGACTGCTCCATACTTGTGTAGAGTCTTTGTCGGCGATTAAAGTGCCATCCTTTGAAATCCGTCTGTTTTGTGGAAATAGGAGCGCACGCACAGCTGCGTTGAAGCGCGCTCCTCTGTATCCAAGTGAATATAATTTAATTTAAGATCTAGGCCTAGCCTTTTGCAGCGTTCAAGTCATGTTGGAAACTCGGGACCTGCGAGTTAAAATGAATGTAAGTTATTTGCGCAGAGCTTACTGTTGGTTGATAATGCGATACTTCTCATGTGGGAAACTATGGTATCATCTTTCTACAACGAGTATGACGcgttcacgtgctagtcggaacAAGGAACCTCCCGAGTTAAAATTAACGTAAATTATTTCAAATGAACGTAAATGACATGCTTAGAGCTTACTATTGGTTGATTGTGATAGTCCCCAAGTGGGAAACTCGGGATCATCCTTATTCAACGAGTAAGCAAGTCTTACATTTCCGAGTTCTTACTAGCAAGTAAACGTGGCTTAAGCAAGTCGGATATTTTCCGAGATTCCGACCTGAGATGAACGGGACATTGACTTGGCAATCGACATTGGAAGATGGATTTATGCCGCACTCATGTCATGTCGGAATATCGGGACCTCTGAGTTAAAATGAAAGTAAATTATTTGCGTGGAGCTTCGTATTAATTCATTCTGGTACCTTCCGCCTAGGTTAGCATGACGTGAATACGGCTTTATATTGAAGAAGCCTTCATGCGAGCTACTTTATGCGCCTTTGAAAATTAGAGGTTTGGGCAACAGACATTCTATGCCTCGTTGGCCTACCTGTGATCATTGATTCTGCGCACTGCTCCCATGTGTGAGGCGCTAGGCGTACATTCACAAGGAGGGTTGGCATTTGTCAGATATGTCACTACCTAAAAGTACGGGCGACGAAATTAAAATACTGTAGTTGAGCTATTATACTGAACTAGTGAAAAAAGGTGGCCAAGTGCAACTCATAAAATGCATTATTCATTGCTATAATATAAACCAACACTCTCTCCAATCTCTACGATGATTAAACAACGTGTTACGGTTTGAGTACCATCTAGCGGTTGAAATGAGATCACGCAGGCCCAAAAAGGATATTTTATGTTTTATTACAAGACAGAACTAATGTAGTTGTGGAGATACAGAATAACAATATAGCCAAAAACAAAATAAAATCGAAAGAAGTGCACAGAATGAAAATGACTTGAAGGTCCTAACGGTTCAATTAACAGCATCAGTTTTACAAATggatttgaaataaataaatattaaatgACATTACAGATTGAATTTCATGATGTAAAAGGAATGATCATTCTTATCAGGCACACATGATCAAATGTGCCATGCAAACGCCAATAAAATAGGCATTTCACTATATACAAAAACAGTTTAGAATTTCCATCTTGATAAAAGAAAGCAGCAGCTCTCCTTTTAATGACATTATTTAAGAATCACAGAAAGATTTTCAACACTCAACTAACCTGCTACACAAAAGTAACTGTTTTGAAAACCAAGGTTATACAGTATATTGACACAAACCATTCTACTGATTTAGTTCAGTTATAGCAAATAAATAACTTTGCACAACAGGACACCCTGTCTACTAGCCAggtgccagatctgtttgtgctcttgcaaACTCCACTGATATCATTGTCAAGCCATacaatgtttggcatgacaatgagtaACAAGTTGGcatgacagaacagacagactggcactcaggctacctGTCTGCATGTCTGACAACAAACTGATAATAATTCATGTCACTTACTGCAAAACTGTGCATTATTTAACAGAGGTACACATCTGATTGGTTTGACTCGACCACTGACCAGAAATGTATAGAAAACAAACCAGAAACGCATGTTGTAGCTTGAGGCAAAGCCACATAATTATGAAATATCGATTTAAAACAATGAAAAGCTGAAAAAACAATTTTGCTAAGAGGCGGATGGACTTACAAACGTTGCTCCTTTAACATTTTGGTAATTTCTCACATTCAAAATGTCTGCATAGTCTCAGCTTTGATTTGATTCtgtaaaatataaaatacacGTTCAATAACAGAATAACAACATGCCAACAAACACAGAACATTAAGTGTGTAAGTACTGCTTTTGCCTTCAACTCATCACATAGGACAAAGATATGGGTGGTATTCAGCAGGCACAAAACTGTGTTACTGCTAGAAGTTGTCCAACACCACATAGCTAATTTTCATAATTGGTTGCAAAAGCTTTGCTGCATTGTGCCTTACCGAACACAACCCTCCTGAAGCGTTGTGACAAACTTGGGGATTAAGCTAGCCACTTATTGGCCAATTAATAAGTTACAAGTGATGCCATAAAAGAACGCCTCAATCTAAATATTTCCACATCTGTACACATTTAGTGATTTAAAAATATGAGTTTTCAATCCTGTAATTTAAAATAGTTATCATAGCCAAAACACTCCCAAGTGTATATATAAGAACACTTCAACATATGGTTATAAAAATGTGCATTTTCAGCTCATGGAAGACTACAAATAAATAATTGCTGGTTTTCATTCCAAGACAGAGATGAGTTCTGCATGCTTGGTCTAACTCAATCTATCGTGATTCACTTGCATGTAATTGCTGGAAAAGCAATGGATAAGCTCATGTTACGGAGTGTTTACTCATCTGACAACGTACAATACTACTCAGTGCTTGCCAAACCATGCATGTGTGGGATAGAGTGTGATAACACATGCATGTATACATTTAAAAGGCCATTCATACTGTATAAATTCACTGAAGACCCCTAAATACTCTTAGCCCATAACCCTTTATATATTAAGATGctataaatcaaattaaatctgCTTGAGTGTCAGGGGAACACAAgtataagatttttttttaaatgtccatGCCATCAACGCAAATAAGCTGGTTTTAGAAATCTAGCTGGTGGAGTCTTGCATATCAGCACAAGAATACTTCATTGACAATTAGACagctgtataaaaataaaaaaaacattaaaaaaaacaggTCTGGATGCTGGCAAAAATAACATAATATATACAAATGCTGGGAACCGTAACACAGAAAAGAAGCTTTAAATGTTGCAAACCAAATTAATCAGACCTGAATAGTGTGCCCGTCAAGGCCAAATAGAATTCTGCCTCATCCTATAAATAGTACAACTAATGCATTTATAAAAACAATTTTTGGTTATTTTTtagttttctttaaaaaaaagacaaGAAAATGAATTATatgttaaaaaaataacaaatacacatatcaaagcaaaaataggAAAATCATTTAGCCATCTAAATGCACAGTGAACTAATAGGGAATGGTTTTGGGGGGTAGTCTGCCACTGGAGACAACTTGTAGGGTGTCATGGTCACCCCAAGAGGGTGCTCAAGAGCCATCACCAGTCCTCTTTCAGGGCCTCTGGTAGCGGGAGAGGTGGGGGGTGAATTGCGGGAAGGTGCGTGTCCTGCATGGGAACCAACGTCTCCTGCTTCTTGGAGCTGCAGCAGGGCTTGAAGAGACGTGGGTCAATCATCACCTCACCAAAACGCCCTTTGTATACAATCCCACAGCACACCTTTTGCCTACAGGGAAGAGGATGAAGTATCCATTCAATAGTTTGTCCAAAAAGCAAATCATTTTTGCAGAATTGTCAGATAAATTACAGTACTAAATAAAATGTTGATTTTCCAGACAGACTTCAATTTCATATACTTCATTGAGATACCTTTTCCAGTAAGAACGGTCCAGGAAGGAAAAGACAGAAGGAGTGGGGCGCCTCTGTTTGGACTCAATGTCTGAGCCGTCATCTGACTCGTAGCTGGGTGACTGGGATGGAGACATGCTTGAGGTCGTGCTGTGGGCATCAGAGTCTGAAAGGACAAACAGGACCATTTGTGGCGGCATTCTCTCACGGTAAATGTTTGAGGCAACATCTGCATGTCTACCTGGATCCTCCAAGTAGGGCCTAGTGACTAAAGTGAAACAAAGACTCACGCAGTAACACTCAGTGGTTTAAAAATGTTGAAGGTGTAGATATTCTATAATTTtgttgatttaacaagtgacctaCGTTGTCTTTTGAATTTGTGAAGCCTCTTCAGTTTGCTTTTCTTCTTCCCATCACTGTTCTTCATCTTCTTGGGTTTGGTTAGCTTGAAGCCAGGCCCAGCTCTTGCATCCACAACCTAATGTCATATAATACATGTCAATCACTCAACTTCCACACAGCATCAATTACATGAAAATTCACAGTGAATCCTCATTGAACTAAAATAACAAGATGGTGCATACATGGTTCCAGTTCTTCTTAAAGCCTTTTGGCAGTTTTTTCCATCTTTTTACTAACAGCACACAGGCATTGCAGATGTCTCCCACACGATCCTCTGACAACCTTGATAAATAATCAAGGAAATGAAAACAAAAACACCTCAAGCAAATCAGTAAACGTCTTTACATAACAGACAGAAACTTAACTTATATATGAAATCATATTCTGAAGCACTGCAAAGTTAACATCGTTGTCCTTCAGACAGCAAAAAAACTAAATCAGTCCTAGACTAGTTACTAATATCTTCCCAATTCAATCTGTTGACCATCACTTGTTTAACCTTTTATGGCATACAATCACAGGGACAAAAATTTGTGCAAACTCTGCAATAACATGAATTAGAATATACAATACAGAAATAAAAGTGTGTAATGTTTAATACTCCATAAAAAGGAAGTATTTGATGAATGCAATGTTATCATGTCATTAACACTTAAAGCTTACCCAAAACATAGCCTGAAGGTTTCTTCATATCTGCTGCTGTCAGTAAAGCGTGAACTGGAGGACTTGGTCTTGCAAATGCAACATCCTTCATGGCTGCGATATATTTTAGACTTGTGAAAACCAAACATGATGATCAATGGGAAACCTACAGAGAAATAACAAATAGATTACCAAAGGAATGCCATCCATTGAATGCAGAATAGTAAtagcactgtaacgttactgctgTAAAGCGTTCCCCTGGTGGAAAGGGGCGGGTCACCACATGTGGTCAAAACATTGAGTTAGTTCCATTTAgaagccttattctacaatttcAGTTATCAATAACTTCGCGCGGAGACAGGCTTTCTCATATTTATTGACGATTAACCTATTTTAACTACACAATTTGCTATacgaagcacacacacacaaaaaaaactttCCTTTCTGCATTTAGATACACCTTTTATCAATCTTGCAAGCTACTATACCGATTAATGACAACCACTTAGCCACCGTGTTAGCTTATATCTAGCTAGACGTCCCCGTTATTATGCACACACAATTAATGTTGTAGGCAACGACTACCATCTCGCTTTTTTGTTTTCTGACTGGAGGATAGTATTTTTAAACAAAGCTCGCGGGACAGGAACCAAAGGATGAAATTGGTTGAATGTTTTTTGAGCACAGACTCACACAACTAAATCTACCCAGTTTTGCAAGCTAGCTATTCACTTTAGTAGATTACAATACAACAAGGGTACATTGCCACTTGCAAGCAATCCACCAAAATAGAATGGCAGCATCTGGCAACCGCTAGTAATGACGCCATCGCTAGCTAACTTGGCTACTACAAATACTCTACAAATTAGAACAGTGGGTCGTTGGTAATAAATTAACTATGCTTTTCTTACTGCAATTTTGATCGTTTATCTGTGTTTAGAACTGATATGTTTTTGTCAGGAAAGTGATTCTCAGTTACTTGGGGAATCCGAAACAAAAAGCGGGGAAGGAAAACTCCTTCCAGTGAAGAAACAAAAAGCGGACGAAGTCATTAAAAGAAATGCGGCACAAAAAAGTGAATTGAGCAACACTGGCTTGTTTTATAATTTCAAATGAAATTGTTGTTGTAAGATTTAACACGCACAATAATTGATATCGTTTCCTTCCCTTTAAATTCAAACGTTCGCCCGCTGAGAGCGCCAAATAGCAATCTGACTATTGTTGTTAgctagcctgctaacgttagctagctaccacgCCACGCTCCATATCCATGCTCTCCCATTGTTACAAGGACCCCCGTGCAGATATAGTTCGCACGCGACAGACTAAAATGAAATGTAAGATCTGTAAAACATTAGCATTTACGTTAATTTCTAAATGCAAATGATGTAAAAAAATAACAGTGGACTTACCGAACAAAAACTTTGAATCTTCGCCGTTGTCTTTTTACACACTGCGCATGccttactactactgctgcataCAGCTGGGTATTAGAATGCCATtagcataaaaaaaaaacatgataatAAAGCGTTCCATCGTAGAAACACCATATTAGGAGTGTAACATGTCCGCTTGAACAGAAGTTCAGCCAATTGGAGCACACTATGCATGGTATTTAACAATATAGGATTCTGGGAGTAGTAGTGAGTATGGAAATTATTTCCGTCTAATCCTATGTAT
The sequence above is a segment of the Salvelinus alpinus chromosome 33, SLU_Salpinus.1, whole genome shotgun sequence genome. Coding sequences within it:
- the LOC139562814 gene encoding SIN3-HDAC complex-associated factor-like; this translates as MFGFHKSKIYRSHEGCCICKTKSSSSRFTDSSRYEETFRLCFGLSEDRVGDICNACVLLVKRWKKLPKGFKKNWNHVVDARAGPGFKLTKPKKMKNSDGKKKSKLKRLHKFKRQHSDAHSTTSSMSPSQSPSYESDDGSDIESKQRRPTPSVFSFLDRSYWKRQKVCCGIVYKGRFGEVMIDPRLFKPCCSSKKQETLVPMQDTHLPAIHPPPLPLPEALKEDW